The DNA segment attttctgactattgaacttgaaaaactgtttggagtttgacctgtgcgttctggtgctgttcgaatttcgggacattttcCGGACTGTACGAGacgacttgcgattgtgtgcggtatttcgcgaatattttcgaactttagtgggactgactgaaatttttttttcgagtaacgttggacttgtaaaatttttagtgtgatacatcgggacttagattattttagtgcgccgggacttgaactttttttctgatacaccggtaCTTggacttcattttttttttgtggtataccgatacccacttcgaactaaGGTCAATAGGTTgactaacgattaacttaccgggtcggACTTGGAACTTAAAccgattgtgaaagacataccgagtgtgaaatattagTGCGTTCTGAATCcgacttagttgaatataatatgtcaaacatggatgtgaaccggttactcagtgatgaacttacctacgaattacaactgaggggacaatcgataccgggtactgtgatgactaaacggagtctgctacgacaagtacttcagtctaatgaacctttactacccccaacatcattgaatcccgcctcggagattgagatttcccaaaataaactcaccgatttggtggaatcccttcagaacttcaatcatgagaatgcagctaatgaattttcgcgaatctacacccgattaatacacatgcaaggaaggctggactttattgttactgcagacacaacacagttacaactagttggacaaatgaaggcaactacagctaaggcgttggaaacactagaggagctacgtAAGAAGAGTAttcgtgaacagccgcagccatctaaccgacatcagaagtctcttttggatgtggaggtgcccagttcacctggtgtgtcaccaatccaaccggaacggatttcCAGGATCCGGGAGTTATCGCTTATCGACTTGgaagatggtgtcgatcctcctgtaacAGCCgatgtctcacgtactggtacacctgtaaggaatccaacattagaagaggtcatgaatgagacaagacagacatgtacagcattactgcgacagttaccagcgatacctctcacacagtcacaggactgtgggacaacaacacctgagggtccgacacagggtagatggattaattctacacgaagggtgtcttttccacacttacctgcaccttggataagtcCTGATCGACCAATTGTCACAAcgcctgccagatcagaaccggagtcccgatcaacaataccaactatcccggtacacaaatggaacatttcctttgatggcactggaagtgtgaccggattccttgaagaagtggagaggctagccgaatcccgtaaagtgtccctggaacaagtttttgaatcagtttatgaattactacgaaaagatgcaagggattggtttattcccaggagaggtactttcgagggctgggaggatttcagcaaccaactgaaggaagcatttctgcctgtcaactacgaggagaatctgttggaggaaataaaaagacgaacacaaggtcctgaagaaaagctacttctgtatgttacccggatgcagaacttattccagaaactcacctataacAAACcctccgaggtggagcagatccgacttatccgacagaggttgatcccgcccttacaacaggccttggccttccaggagaccaggagttatgatgaacttctccgtaaggggaaagtttttgaactggtccagtgacagatgagccagtacacccggccaccctcaaaaccaggttccgtggaggaacctcacctaacgtacactccccgtcaactgaaccgatatcaggcgagtttttctgtggacaccggagaacaggttcaccaaacaactgatcacagggaatcagtcccgccgacaccagccaaccagacacgactttctccgccgagggaaagccgtccaaggcCACCCAGATCCAGAGAGTCAACAGTACAGCAACATGAATCACACCGTCCGATTCCTgtagacaggtccgaaggtcgatccggaacttcaacaccgccacTCCGCCGTCGatccgaaaatagccacgctgaccggacccaatcatccTCAAGAGGGAGaatgtccttccagacacagtgttttcgatgtggtggatatggccacatgcgtcgagaatgtcgcaggccaccgaaaatcttctgttctcgatgccagagggagaacattctcttacgagattgtccctgccgtccggaaaactagacggaggtatggagaaggagtcgaccatatctcgcgacacactgactcccatgacatcgaccacctggaatgataaccgaccgcttgtcgaagttaagatagccggaaagcactacaaagcattaattgacacgggagccacgaagagtttcgtaagtcggaaagtggcaaaacaatgttAAACcaagggaatcaccggacaacatgttgagaatggtttcgtggtgattgcaaatggtcaacccacgacaacacccaaactctacactaccgccgttcacctggctgattattccttgaccgacaTAAAATTTctgttggtgcctgatttaccagttgacctcatactaggaatggacgtattaggaaggttcaatttttccattaacctcagtaccgcggactgttacctggaaggtcgactgattgccaaaccaacaccgaaaattcaagaaggtGTTGAGgtgcagggccggagaaaatccctGAATACACCTGCGGACAACCCGTCACCTaaaccgttaccgtccgtagattccgtatacctggccgaattagaaacaacccagtgcaaatggtacaacaaaaagttacaggaggtggaaaaagacccagcaaattttcctgactacaccgtggaaaatggaaaactgttacgacatttctgggactcatccgacttcacagaagatggaaccggccaaccctggaaactctgtgtaccgaccgaacagcgaaccgaagtattgaaggaaaaccacgactcagaactagcaggtcacatggggattgctaagacgattgcacgAATAGCCAGAaactattactggccagggatgtttagagacattgcgaaatacgtgaggaactgcacatcgtgccaaaagtacaaagtttcgcaacagaaaacccctggtaagatgcaaccacaccgaatggcggatgcgccgttcaaagaagtatccacggacatagttggaccattgccacgttcaaaaaagggaaactcctacatcgtgataatgcaagaccggttcacaaagtgggtagagtgtagagtgtcgtccgttgcggaaagccaccgccaaaactgtttattcggccctctacgaacaagtcatcctgaaatacggttgcccaaaactagtaatatccgacaacggagtacaattcgacagcagactattcaagaacagtctccgagagctgaacatcgctcaccgtttcacaccaccgtatactcctcagtgcaatcctgtagaaagagctaaccgtaccctgaagactatgatagcacagttttgtgaagccgatcaacgaacctgggatgaaaagataggagagttaacgtttgccatcaacaccgctaaacaggagtctactggatttacaccggcatttttaaattatggaaggaaactagaagtcccgagggcgatttattcgacaaacccccacaataatgaaatgaacggagaatccaaccgtacagaagaagaaaatagagatatgacttaccgtactcaacagatcaaacatctccaggaggcttatgagttcgttcgTACTAAACTATGCCGTGccttccaacaacaggctcaccactacaatcttcgacgaagagaggtccgataccatgtgggagataaagttctacgccgggaccgtcctttagcctctgccgttgacagtttcgccgccaagttggctccgaagttttccggaccgtttaccgtcgttaaagttgtttcacctgtcgtctacgacctgaaagatacagagggtagaaaaatcactaacatacacattaaagatttaaaaccatttcatgaatagtatatattattgtcatgatccgttaaccgttctttagaaataacctctgaaaggagggaACCCGTTATAGTTTTTTTTGTTACCGAATATACATTATTTTTCCGTCAccgaatatatatatgtatatatttcttccgttaccgattatattattattttccgtttacctgtttatctgaataactgtagttgctcggcCAACCAGAACCAGTGTTCCGTAAGACAAAAGGTGTCTAGTTAACATGTTTCAGATGGAACATTTACACCTGGGGGAGATCTTGGGAGAAGGCAGCTTTGGGCGTGTCTATAGAGGCCAACGACACGGCCAAGCAGTGGTGGTGAAAAGGACTATGTTGACTCACCACGCCATCCAGGAAGTCGACATACTCAGGTCCCTAGAACATACAAATATAATACCCCTGCAAGAGGCCATCATTGAGGGAGACTACCTTTTTATGGTGATGCCTCTGTGCGACGAGGACCTAAATGCCTTCCTGCGTCGAGAAGGCCGAGGAACCAGCCGTCTCGGTTCTTCCGCGTGATGCGGCAGTTAGCAGCAGCCGTGACGGAGTGTCATCGTCGGCAAATAGTACACCGAGACATCAAGCCAGCCAATATCTTACGCCGCCGGTGTCGATTCCTGCTGGCAGATTTTGGGTTGGCCGAAACACTTACCACCACCCAACCCCTGCTCACCGAACCAGCAGGAACCATGGTGTACTGGGCACCGGAACAGCGGAGGCTAGAGCCGTATGACACGTCCGTCGACCTGTGGGCGTTGGGGTTAGTGGCCGTAGAGGTGGCGACCGGCCTACCGTGCCGTCAAGGAGGAACAGCATTGGGCCTCATCCCTGGACGACAAATACCGTGCGGAGATGGAGCGGTTGAGATTCCCCGTCCGATGGTACATCGAAGGTTTGCTCCAGGATAACCCGTCCCACCGGAGACCTGCTGCACAGTGGGAGTGGCCTGGAACCGATACCGTCCTGTTAgttgaaaccgtagctcagcCACCCCCACTGATACCGGTGTCCACACTGAGGCCAGCACCGCTTCCACCAGCTGCTCCGTTAACGCCACTACCCCATCTGTCTCCCGTCCCACAGGAACCGCCAGCACCAGGGAAGACactgtatatataaatatttctgAGGTATGTTAATTTGAATATAACTAGAATAAAACTCGACCTGTTTATTTGCAACATACAATTATCAACTGCTTCACAGATAttgtcgttaaaaaaaaatagataatCTTGAATAATATAACATAACGATGCATGACATTTAAACTAGAGATAgtagattttgaaaaattataattcagcTAAGGAATCTAACGAAAAAACAAGCTGTTAAATTTGCAAAATTGACTCTCATATGTTTTTATGTCTATACTTAAATTCAGTCAATTTCGCTATGAGAAgattttttgttcataattcGAATCACAATACACTATcccaaatgaaaatgaaataaaaaaatttcagttttctggtttctaagaaaaaatttgaaaattgctttttttaATCATCTTTAGCTGTGTCAGTGTCCTAGGCATGGACTGctcaaaataaatatatgaaaaacCCACATTTTTTTTGACATGGAATCAGTCCTTGAAGTTTCTAACAGCTGCTCATTTATACTCTGTGTTTTATTATATCAGTTCAGCGTTAAACGCTGTCACAAGAAAGCAGAGTAGTTGTGGGTGCTTTAAAGAAAGCAATGTGAGTGCTTTAAAATCTGAGTTTGCTCATCGGCTGAATTTTAAAGTACAAGGCTCTCTCGGGTCgaaaaatacttcatttgaattttagtttggaatttttaacacttttataaAAAACTAACCAATATCTATGAATGCGAATTCTGATTTGAATAATTCCGAATGTTCATATTTTCACATCAATTACACTTTATTCGAAAAACTCATTATACGTAATATATGTATCAACCTACATTTGTACCATACAAATATTActgataaattttttataggAGAAGTAAGTCAGTCAACATCTTCAGAATTCGTTTTAAATTCCTTTCATTCATCTGGGTATTCATGTTGACTATGtctgaatttattgaacaaaaAGTACCTAACCACCTTAAGGGTTGCATCATTCCCTTAATGGTGCTGATAACGCATTTGAATAGGTAACTTCCAATATTCACTAATACGTTTATTACTTCAGCTGGTACTCTGCTGCTAAGAAGGAACAATATTTGGTCCTTTGCGAAGCTAATCCCTAATCGGAATCATAAATCCgaataatgaaaaactttctGTCAGTTCAAAAGGAATTCCTAAATATCGTTACTGCATTCTTCAATGTATTTACATCTAGAAACATTTTGAATAGGTtccatgaattttcattttcagtttttagtATACAGAGCCATCATATATTTTCAGGGATAGGATAATCAAATATGACTTATTCAGAAAAGCATCCGCAAAGGTCAACATATTATATTTGGATGTAACGcttctaattttttttgtataatcgaAATAAATGAGGAGTCCCTAAAGTTGAGAGAATGTATATCGAAAAAAAGCATTCAGTATCTTTTCTCGTACTGCTGAatagtatatttttcttttccaaattcTACCTTACTTAACTGCAAGAGCATTTATTCTTTTACACATTCACATGCCTTCTCGAATTTATTctattactagctgacccggcaaacgttgttttgccatataaataatttcctagtaatttctagttgtatcataaaaaaatagaaattaaaaattttgtctaaaaaataaaaaaaaatttaggggtggactacccctaacattaagggggatgaaaaatagatgttggccgattctcatagataccggataagcacaaaaaatttcatcaaaatcggtcaagccgtttcggaggagtatggcaacgaaaactgtgacacgagaattttatatattagataatgTGTAGGTACCTCAATGACTAATCTTTGGAATttcgattatatatatatatatatatatatatatatatatgacgaATTAAATCGCAATTATTCATATCTTTTTGAtgcatttatatatttatttcatgagCTATagggttgaattttttttgcgaaaatttAAATAACTTATTTGATTTGCAAGAGAGAACAATGCTTTCGATACATATTTAAAATGACACCTTATGACTCAAGATTTCAAATAAGAatgattcaataaattatattttcgttttcaGAGAAGCTACTTAGACTCAATGAATACCAAGAATAAAGCTTCAActtcaatttattaattttgatattatttaatatttttttttgtagaattcgtgaaaaaaaatcatttttcaaatgaaatttatttatgaaaCTACGAATAACACAGAACAATATATGtacaatcaattcaaatatattatttacatatttacaattcaTTTCACAATCCACGAAAATCTCCCCTTGTCAGTTTATTTTTCTTCTGCGATTTGGGCTATTATGAGTACACGCAGCAAGGGGAGAAGTAGTAGATATAAAATTGTGATGCCTGAATTCAACTTTCTTCTTCCTTTCTTCACACAATTCTGCCGATTCCTTCTGCGCTTTTTCTGCATCCCCTTGCACAGCCTCTTCCAAAATATTCTTCATCTGTAATGCCTTCTCCAGTTTGTCTTTGAGAAGGCCTGGAGACTTCTTCTTCGTGGCTGAACTCTTCGGTGGGCTCGATTGATTCTTCAGCTCTTTCAGCAGACTcgctttattttcaataaagtttCCGACAACCACTACATTTCGCAAATTTCCTGCTTTTAAAGTTTCCAAAGTGGCAATGGCCACCTTTTTTAAATCAATGGAAATTTTCGGCTTACTGATCCCAttcttcttcgaaattttggtcgtctgaaaaaaaatataaattataacataactatgaacaaaaaattgatttttgaagATCCATTACAAATTCCAACATCCAAATATTAACTATCTGCAGTTCCATATTATTCtcggaatatttcaatataatttaaatgtTCTGGAGATAACCAAACGAAACAAGAAAATAAGAATAAAggacaattttcgaaatatttctggAACGTATTTGTCACTATCAGATCAATAAGATCAATCAAATTTCTACATCTATTCCTAGGAATAAACAATCGCAGTAAAAAATCACTTTTGAGAAAATCTTCCGGAATATTTTGTCTGTAATAATTGGTTAGGTACCTACTTTCAAAGCAAAAAGTTTAGTCAAACTCTAAAACTACTTTCTCAATATTAttataaatgaaattcaacTCACCATTTTTAGATATAGGCACAAAACACAACACGAAACTTCAAATTTGATAATGAGACAAGCACCTTATTCTTCAAAGTATCGGTATAAAATGAGAAAGACACCCATAACTTTCTTTTTTCTAACTGCCAGATTTTCGGAGTTACCCCTACTCTTTTATGATTGTTCTGTCAGTAAAGGAATCACTTGTCAGATGCGCTCGCGTATCTTAATTTTATTAGTTTAACttttctgataatttttttccatactttttgtttcttctttaattttgatgaagcgaaaattcactcgataaaattatCTTATTGTCAAATTAGCGAAAATATGATTGGTTTCTGTACATgacttattttattttattactctTGTTATATTCAATATAAGTCTCTGAAATAATAGAATATGAAAACtttgaatcttttttatttccatcAATTGGAAATATTGATTAATCATTAAAACCACACCTTCCATGTGTCTGTTTTcacttatattttttcaatgggaCTTACTGTATTTCAATTACTGGATTCCATATTTGTCTGTTGAGTAATTATGGattatgctctctgagcattcatttgataatatgAATTCGTTCTTGCTCAACATTATAATGTTGATATTGAACAATATGACTAGGAAATGGATTTCACCGTCGCAGTTTTTTTAGTGCGACTATAagtgttttattttatttgaaacaaaGATGAAAAGCAAATGTTGAGCAGTATTTCTAGAGATATTTCTTCAGTTGTTTCAccatataatttttcatatacTCGTGCAAATTAAAATCTACAGAAGTTTATGGTGTATATACATTTTTTCGGTAAAAATATGATGAAGCATCCCTGTTAGAATTGTTCCTTATAACAACTGATACTTTTTATGCTGAATTTGAATTAATACAGGGTGAATATGAAACTAGAAAActaacagaaatgaaattgagcagatGACAGTGTTGTGGTTTCTGATGAAAAACATGTTATGTTGAAACTTTTGAATTGGCCAACAATAAGTGTTTCGTCTCGAGATATTCATCTCATTTATTTCTGGGCTTACTGTAATTTATaaaatttaattggttgcatacCGAAACATTTATATCCAAAAACCCGGAAACGGAGCCTCAtcggccaaaaattttttttacgtttaatcaagaatatcagtcttTATATGTCTattaatttttcgcctcgagtttcgaatcaccctgtatatatggaaTCACCCCTCGAATTTTCTAACAGCTACTCATTTATACTCTGTGTTTTATTATATCAGGTCAGAGTAGTTGTATGTAAATGCTCTCAAAGAAAGCAATGTAAAAAGTGCTTTTAAATGTGAGCGTGCTCATCGGCTGAATTTCAAAGTGCAAGGATCGCTTGGGTCGAAAAATAGCTCATTCTAATTTTTGTTTGGAAATTTTAACAGTTTCATAAAAAAACTAACCAATGTCTATGAATACGAATTCGGATTTGAATAATCCCGAATGTACATATTTTcaccttatttttttttcaatccttGAAGGTAATGGAAAAACTAATATaaccaaaaatttattttattcgaaaaactcattatacataatatatacatttacttataataatatattaaaatttaCAAATGTTCATTCAAAACATGTATCATTGCGAAATATAGGTATACTTATATACAAGGTgtatgtaaacaaatgcgaaggactcagggagatgattcctcgatgaaaataaccaggtgtttttttcgaaatctatcTTCTTTCCAAGATATTTATATATGAACTACCTTTGCATATTTTCAGCGCATTAGGCTTAAGCATGCTCTCTTCATGTCATGTCAAGTGTTAAAAAAAACGGCTATACATTATCATTTCGATGGATGTCTTCCTGAAGTATTTCCAAGCAAACTTTTAAATACTACACCGCTACTTCTACGTATatatttcttcagaaaatcagtcatttggtttttcatttcttttcattCAGATGCTATACCATTGACAAAAGATTCATTTCTAGAATATCTTACCTGTACCTGGTAGTAGGCATTGTTTCCTTAATGGCTTCTGCGATGATAAACCCTTGAATAGTTCCTTGAAATCTTTTCTGATACACACGAAAATTCTGAGAATTATTTAAAGATGCACACTTGAAAATCACAAATGCGAATAACCTTCTCAATATTTGAATTAACGATGACGATCTATTTTTTAATCTTAAAATAATGCTTTAAAGATGCACAGTGATCGTAATTCTTCTCGAAGAAAAATTCTTATGTCGATATAACTATTCATAAAGGAGCCTAAGTACCGTATAAATTTTCTCAAAGCTTCATCTattcaataaaatatgaaaCAATAATTATATAGGGTGACTctaaacaaatgcgaaagacTTAGGGAGATTTGGatgatagtttaatgtctgaattataataatatgaaaatatcttcaattcctgtctgcatgccgttacaTATTTCCATACGTAGAGataattcctcgatgaaaataagcaggggtagttcctctaaattttttcgaaatcgacctcccttccaagatacaaccTTTGGAATgcaatgacgagttgacagtttttaattttttcacggGTTTCAAAAatcactgagtcataaaacaatacataatatgaagcactaagtagaagTTACTCACACAATCTTTGTATATCTCATAACTTTaatattaggggttgaaaataacaaccgcttatgattttccttcaaaaattgtgttcGTGGAGTAGATTTTCGGAAactaaaattctcttatggtttcccattcaattctggaggaaGAAAGtcccttgcaaaatttcgatacagtcgatatttttctcggaataaataaaaacttactgatcgctgttatttcattccatttcatcgtataagtattCCCATataatgactacctcccgcttaAATACATGcacaactctctgcctcatagatcTTCGTATACTTCTTGTAAGTTTTATCTATTCCGAGAagagtatcgactgtatcgaaattctgcaagagactttttttctccagaattgaatttgaaacaataagagaattttatttttcgaaaaatccatttcacgaaaacaatttttcaatgaaaatcatagggggttgttattttcaacccttaataatgaagttataaaatctaaaaaaattgtgtgagtaacatctacttagtgcagggaaactacccctgcttattttcattgaggaatcatctccctaagtccttcgcatttgtttacagacatccTGAATAAATTACCATGTCAAAGCTTGAATATTCATTAATACATTTGCTTCTTCAACAAAACTCAaagattattcaaattttcaaaaggagtggaaaataaaattacctatATTTTATGCTTGTCTTTTATTCAAAAACTCAAATATAACAGAACAATTAAAATTGATAAGGAAATAATTCTACACTTACTTTAGATATATACAATTATTTACAAGGATTTTCGTGAACACTTAAAATTGAGAAAGAAATAATTCTTCACTTACTTTGATATATACAATTATTCACAAGAATTTTCGTGAAcacttaaaaattaaaaaggaaATAATTCTACACTTACTCTAGATATATACAATTATTTACAAGGAATATCATGAATAattggaattattcatttctttttctcttgattccTTGGTGCAAATGTGTATTTGCGTGAACGGCAAGGGGTGATAGGGGTTGTTTGAATTTGCAATATCTGTTATTCTGTTTCAGTCTGTTAATTCCATATAACTTAGCTATTTCCATGTCTGCTGATTCTCTACTTTTGGTCCCCTGGGCGGTGTTTTCCaaaatttgatttattcgtctggcCTCATTCAATTTTTGCATTAGAATCGCCAATTTTTCGTTTGAATCGATTATGTTTTTCGATTCACTACTCGCATAAAATCTTATGTCTTCTACACGTTTCTGAACATTCTCATTTTGTTTGATGAGGTTTTCCATGACCACCAATTATTGCAGGTTATCCTCTTGGCAATATTCAAGTTTTTCAACGGTGGAGAGTGCTATCTTCGTTGGTAGGATGAATGTTTCCCAGCAcgacattttcgaaattttcaaagaCTGA comes from the Coccinella septempunctata chromosome 2, icCocSept1.1, whole genome shotgun sequence genome and includes:
- the LOC123306979 gene encoding MAP kinase-activated protein kinase 2-like; the protein is MRQLAAAVTECHRRQIVHRDIKPANILRRRCRFLLADFGLAETLTTTQPLLTEPAGTMVYWAPEQRRLEPYDTSVDLWALGLVAVEVATGLPCRQGGTALGLIPGRQIPCGDGAVEIPRPMVHRRFAPG